Below is a genomic region from Henckelia pumila isolate YLH828 chromosome 3, ASM3356847v2, whole genome shotgun sequence.
CTTGAACTTGTGACCGCGCTTGTATTTAGCTCGTGCCACGCCGACTAAAGAATAAACGTGACCCAAGTCAACAGCCTCCTCGAACCATTTCTCAGCATCCTTATATTCCTTTCTTTGGAGCATGACACAACCCAACTGGTGAAAAGTAAGTTGCTTCTGCCATTTCTCGGTAGCACATTCGCCTTTTCTTTCCAAAAGCATCGCCGTTGTGTTAGATTTCATGTCTTCTTCCATGGATACCTGGCTTAGAAAATTGTATAACAAAAATGATGCATGTCCCACAAGTGCTAATCTCTCCCTAGCCTCGGAACTGCAAAAAAGCTTCACCACATTTGGATTTTGTAATGAATTTGGGAGTTCTCTCAAGATCACTTGTAAGCAAGCTGCCACTAAGAGATATGCCCCCTCTTCTAACCCATACTCGATAAGAATCATAGCATTATCCATGTCATTGACCAAAGATGCTAAATATGCATCACAGGATGATTTCATCCCATCACAACAGAACCGATTAGCCAAAGATAGTAGCTCCAGGACGGTGATTGGATCAAACGAATCCACCTTGTTTGTCCTGCTGAATAACTCCGCGGCACTCATAGCCTTTGCAGAAATACCATTTTGTGAAAAGTATATTCTTTCCCTCCGTGATTCAATAAAGCTACCATATAACATTGCTTTAAAAGGTCTTGAAAGAGAGGAAAATTTAAACCTATTGCATTTGATCTCGTCATCACCGATACAAAACCAGATATCATaatcatcttcatccatgtcatAATCGTGACTCAATGAAATCGAACATTCTTGAATTTCTACATCTGATTCCATTTTCTCACCTTCTTCAAAATCTCGAGGGCATGAACAAGGGTCGTTTGAAGATTCAGGATTATACCCTGAAATCAATGAACTCCTCGGGCACTCCATGCTCCACCTGCAACAATCCATGGCTGATACCCCAAATAATGCATCCTCCCTCCTTTCAAACCTCAACCAAGACGAAAGAACAACCTTAGAATGGATGTCAACCGCGTGTTGTCTAGCTGATCTAAGGCATCTCCTAAACAATTTCGGTTCAGGCAACCCCTTAAAGATGGAACATTGTTCTATATATACCCCAGATCTATCAAATTGAGGGCATTTCTCAAGTCTCCGATAAACATCAGCTAAAATCTCCACATTATCAACAAATTTAAGACAAGGATCAATGATGGGTTCGATGAAATCTATCTGAGGAAGCCCGTAAACCGACAAGGCCTCCTTTAAAACACTTGTATTCCCATTATTACTTTGAGAGAAACTCTGATTATGTCGATGAGATTTCGACCTAATCGAATTGACCCTTAAATGCTCTTGCAAATGCTGAAAGAACTTTTCTCCCACACCAGTTCCAGCGGCTGCTCCGCCGCTGACACTGGGGTTGATGGAACACAATGGGGTCCCTTTGCATCCATCTACCATATTCAAACTACGCATTGAATTGAAAATATGTTGCTGCATTTTCCTCAATCAAATACCACCCTACAACGTAAACAATAaaccaaaaaaagaaaatattataaagGAAGCAAATACCAAACGATCGAATCCTCCACACCTGCAAACTTTCGCACCGTTGATCAAGAAAACCAAAAACTTCGGGAAAACCAACAATGATTCTGAAATCAATtcccttctattattttgttttttcctTTATGGGTTTGGCAAAAAAAATGGTACTTGATGATTGCTGATAGGAGGGACAGCGGCGGTGGCGGCCGTTAATCTCAACGGCCACTCCTCTCTCACCTCTGTATGAATAAATTCTGTATCTATATACGTATATATCCACAATTTTTTCTCTCTATTCTCCTTTTTCCCGTTTTTAACAACAAAGCTGTCTCTTTTCTTCTAGCTCTCTCCGATTTATTATTTCACCCGTTAGGAATGGAGAGCCGCTGAAGCTGAAGAGAAAAAGCTGTGttgcaataatttttttcacATTCCCCGTCCCGTATCTTTCGGGGAATTACATACGAATATGGGGTGG
It encodes:
- the LOC140886954 gene encoding ethylene-overproduction protein 1-like isoform X2, translated to MQQHIFNSMRSLNMVDGCKGTPLCSINPSVSGGAAAGTGVGEKFFQHLQEHLRVNSIRSKSHRHNQSFSQSNNGNTSVLKEALSVYGLPQIDFIEPIIDPCLKFVDNVEILADVYRRLEKCPQFDRSGVYIEQCSIFKGLPEPKLFRRCLRSARQHAVDIHSKVVLSSWLRFERREDALFGVSAMDCCRWSMECPRSSLISGYNPESSNDPCSCPRDFEEGEKMESDVEIQECSISLSHDYDMDEDDYDIWFCIGDDEIKCNRFKFSSLSRPFKAMLYGSFIESRRERIYFSQNGISAKAMSAAELFSRTNKVDSFDPITVLELLSLANRFCCDGMKSSCDAYLASLVNDMDNAMILIEYGLEEGAYLLVAACLQVILRELPNSLQNPNVVKLFCSSEARERLALVGHASFLLYNFLSQVSMEEDMKSNTTAMLLERKGECATEKWQKQLTFHQLGCVMLQRKEYKDAEKWFEEAVDLGHVYSLVGVARAKYKRGHKFKAYKLLNSLISDYTPTGWMYQERSLYSSGKEKMMDLNTATELDPTLTYPYKYRAVVVAKEDKLGTAITEINKIIGFKVSPDCLELRAWFLISLEDYEGALRDIRALLTLDPNYMMFHGKLHGDQLVELLCHHVQQWSQADCWMQLYDRWSSVDDIGSLAVVHQMLANDPGKSLLRFRQSLLLLRLNCHKAAMRSLRMARNHAMSENERLVYEGWVLYDTGYRAEAIAKAEESIAIQRSFEAFFLKAYVLSETTTDSKSSFYVIELLEEALRCPSDGLRKGQALSNLASVYVDVDKLDHAVDCYMNALNIKHTRAHQGLARVYHLKNQRKAAYDEMTKLIEKVQCNASAYEKRSEYCDREMAKSDLGMATRLDPLRTYPYRYRAAVVFSLHG
- the LOC140886954 gene encoding ethylene-overproduction protein 1-like isoform X1, with the protein product MQQHIFNSMRSLNMVDGCKGTPLCSINPSVSGGAAAGTGVGEKFFQHLQEHLRVNSIRSKSHRHNQSFSQSNNGNTSVLKEALSVYGLPQIDFIEPIIDPCLKFVDNVEILADVYRRLEKCPQFDRSGVYIEQCSIFKGLPEPKLFRRCLRSARQHAVDIHSKVVLSSWLRFERREDALFGVSAMDCCRWSMECPRSSLISGYNPESSNDPCSCPRDFEEGEKMESDVEIQECSISLSHDYDMDEDDYDIWFCIGDDEIKCNRFKFSSLSRPFKAMLYGSFIESRRERIYFSQNGISAKAMSAAELFSRTNKVDSFDPITVLELLSLANRFCCDGMKSSCDAYLASLVNDMDNAMILIEYGLEEGAYLLVAACLQVILRELPNSLQNPNVVKLFCSSEARERLALVGHASFLLYNFLSQVSMEEDMKSNTTAMLLERKGECATEKWQKQLTFHQLGCVMLQRKEYKDAEKWFEEAVDLGHVYSLVGVARAKYKRGHKFKAYKLLNSLISDYTPTGWMYQERSLYSSGKEKMMDLNTATELDPTLTYPYKYRAVVVAKEDKLGTAITEINKIIGFKVSPDCLELRAWFLISLEDYEGALRDIRALLTLDPNYMMFHGKLHGDQLVELLCHHVQQWSQADCWMQLYDRWSSVDDIGSLAVVHQMLANDPGKSLLRFRQSLLLLRLNCHKAAMRSLRMARNHAMSENERLVYEGWVLYDTGYRAEAIAKAEESIAIQRSFEAFFLKAYVLSETTTDSKSSFYVIELLEEALRCPSDGLRKGQALSNLASVYVDVDKLDHAVDCYMNALNIKHTRAHQGLARVYHLKNQRKAAYDEMTKLIEKVQCNASAYEKRSEYCDREMAKSDLGMATRLDPLRTYPYRYRAAVYMDDHKEADAIAELTKAIAFKLDLQLLHLRAAFHDSMGDVASTLQDCEAALCLDPNHSDTVELYRKAQERAPEQDQNGQREK